One window of Streptococcus suis genomic DNA carries:
- a CDS encoding NUDIX hydrolase → MEQIAVFGEKQVGVDYQLRQGVYAVIPNEENDKIILVQAPNGAWFLPGGEIEKGENHLIALERELMEELGFTAEIGHYYGQADEYFYSSHRDTHFHNPAYIYQVKSYHQIGQPLEDFNHLAWFPIQEALEKLKRGSHKWGVQQWILDQKTL, encoded by the coding sequence ATGGAACAGATTGCAGTATTTGGAGAAAAACAAGTAGGAGTCGACTATCAATTACGCCAGGGAGTCTATGCTGTTATTCCAAATGAAGAAAATGATAAGATTATCCTGGTTCAAGCACCAAATGGCGCCTGGTTTTTACCGGGTGGAGAAATTGAAAAAGGCGAAAACCACCTCATTGCCCTGGAAAGAGAATTGATGGAAGAACTGGGATTTACAGCTGAAATTGGGCATTATTATGGCCAGGCGGATGAATATTTTTATTCCAGCCACCGAGATACCCACTTCCACAACCCTGCCTACATCTACCAGGTTAAGAGCTATCATCAAATCGGACAACCACTAGAAGATTTTAATCATCTTGCCTGGTTTCCCATCCAAGAAGCCCTTGAAAAATTAAAACGAGGTAGCCATAAATGGGGCGTGCAACAATGGATTTTAGATCAAAAAACACTATAA
- a CDS encoding ATP-dependent Clp protease ATP-binding subunit yields MLCKNCNINDATIHLYTNLNGKQQQVDLCHNCYQIMKTDPNNAILRGLGDFNPNNMDPFSEFFNHLGGYPDNTPAGRDRNQTPPTQSGGGNRGGGRSNQPGGGIPQAPQQPNGLLEEFGINVTEIARRGDIDPVIGRDQEITRVIEILNRRTKNNPVLIGEPGVGKTAVVEGLAQKIVDGDVPHKLQNKEVIRLDVVSLVQGTGIRGQFEERMQKLMEEIRNRKEVILFIDEIHEIVGAGSAGDGNMDAGNILKPALARGEMQLVGATTLNEYRIIEKDAALERRMQPVKVEEPSVEETITILKGIQAKYQDYHHVKYSDQAIEAAAVLSNRYIQDRFLPDKAIDLLDEAGSKMNLTLNFIDPKEIDQRLIDAENRKAQATRDEDYEKAAYFRDQIAKYKEMQQATISEEDIPLITEKEIEAIIEQKTNIPVGDLKEKEQSQLINLASDLKAHVIGQDDAVDKIAKAIRRNRVGLGAPNRPIGSFLFVGPTGVGKTELSKQLAIELFGSADSMIRFDMSEYMEKHAVAKLVGAPPGYVGYEEAGQLTEKVRRNPYSLILLDEVEKAHPDVMHMFLQVLDDGRLTDGQGRTVSFKDTIIIMTSNAGTGKVEASVGFGAAMEGRAQSVLGQLGNFFSPEFMNRFDGIIEFQPLSKDNLLEIVSLMLEDVNKRLFANGISLHVTDKVKEKLVDLGYDPKMGARPLRRTIQDQIEDAITDFYLENPTEKNLRAVMSSKGDIQIKAQTVAKVKEV; encoded by the coding sequence ATGCTCTGCAAAAACTGTAACATCAATGACGCAACCATCCATCTCTACACCAACCTCAACGGCAAACAACAGCAGGTCGACCTCTGCCACAACTGCTACCAAATCATGAAGACTGACCCCAACAACGCCATTCTCCGTGGCCTAGGCGACTTCAACCCTAACAACATGGATCCCTTCAGTGAATTTTTCAATCATTTGGGAGGATACCCTGACAACACACCAGCTGGACGTGACCGCAACCAGACACCTCCGACCCAGTCTGGAGGAGGGAACCGAGGCGGCGGCCGCTCCAATCAGCCTGGCGGAGGTATCCCGCAAGCACCGCAACAGCCAAACGGCCTCTTGGAAGAATTTGGTATTAACGTGACCGAGATTGCTCGTCGTGGAGATATTGACCCGGTTATCGGACGCGACCAAGAAATCACTCGCGTAATTGAGATTCTCAACCGCCGGACCAAGAACAACCCCGTCCTCATCGGTGAGCCCGGTGTTGGTAAAACGGCCGTTGTCGAAGGTCTGGCCCAGAAAATCGTAGACGGAGATGTCCCACATAAACTCCAAAATAAGGAAGTTATCCGCCTAGACGTTGTTAGCTTAGTGCAAGGAACAGGTATCCGTGGACAATTTGAAGAACGCATGCAAAAACTAATGGAGGAAATTCGCAACCGTAAGGAAGTCATCCTCTTTATCGACGAAATCCATGAAATTGTCGGAGCAGGTTCTGCTGGCGACGGCAACATGGATGCCGGCAACATTCTCAAACCAGCTCTTGCCCGTGGCGAAATGCAACTGGTCGGAGCAACCACCCTCAATGAATATCGTATTATCGAGAAGGACGCCGCCTTGGAACGCCGCATGCAACCTGTCAAGGTTGAGGAGCCAAGCGTCGAAGAGACCATTACCATTCTCAAGGGCATCCAGGCTAAGTACCAGGACTACCACCACGTTAAGTATTCAGATCAGGCTATTGAAGCTGCAGCTGTCCTTTCCAACCGCTACATCCAGGACCGATTCCTGCCTGACAAGGCCATTGACCTCTTGGATGAGGCGGGTTCCAAGATGAACCTGACTCTCAATTTCATTGATCCGAAAGAGATTGACCAACGCCTGATCGATGCTGAAAATCGCAAAGCCCAGGCTACTCGTGATGAAGACTACGAAAAAGCTGCTTACTTCCGCGACCAGATTGCTAAATACAAGGAAATGCAGCAGGCGACTATCAGTGAAGAGGACATTCCACTCATTACTGAGAAGGAAATTGAGGCCATTATCGAGCAGAAAACCAATATTCCTGTCGGCGATTTGAAGGAGAAAGAACAATCTCAACTCATCAACCTAGCTAGCGACCTCAAGGCTCATGTGATTGGCCAAGACGATGCCGTGGATAAGATTGCCAAGGCCATTCGTCGCAATCGCGTCGGATTGGGTGCGCCCAACCGTCCAATCGGTTCCTTCCTTTTCGTTGGTCCAACCGGTGTCGGTAAGACCGAGCTTTCTAAACAGCTGGCCATCGAGCTCTTCGGCTCAGCTGATAGTATGATTCGCTTTGATATGTCTGAGTACATGGAAAAACACGCCGTTGCCAAATTGGTCGGTGCCCCTCCAGGCTATGTCGGCTATGAAGAGGCCGGGCAATTGACTGAGAAAGTGCGCCGCAATCCCTACTCGCTCATTCTCCTGGATGAGGTAGAAAAGGCCCATCCAGATGTCATGCACATGTTCTTGCAGGTCCTGGATGACGGTCGCTTGACAGACGGGCAAGGTCGGACTGTTTCCTTCAAAGATACTATCATTATCATGACCTCCAATGCCGGTACTGGCAAGGTTGAGGCCTCTGTCGGTTTCGGTGCTGCTATGGAAGGGCGGGCTCAATCAGTCCTCGGTCAGCTTGGTAACTTCTTCAGCCCAGAATTTATGAACCGTTTCGACGGTATCATCGAATTCCAGCCGCTTAGTAAGGATAATCTGCTTGAAATTGTCAGCCTCATGCTGGAAGATGTCAACAAGCGCTTGTTTGCCAACGGCATCAGCCTCCATGTGACAGACAAGGTCAAGGAAAAATTGGTCGACCTGGGCTATGATCCAAAAATGGGTGCCCGTCCGCTCCGACGAACCATTCAAGACCAGATTGAAGATGCTATCACGGACTTCTATCTGGAAAATCCAACGGAGAAAAATCTTCGCGCTGTCATGTCCAGCAAGGGAGACATTCAGATTAAGGCGCAAACCGTCGCCAAAGTCAAAGAAGTCTAA
- a CDS encoding MBL fold metallo-hydrolase gives MKEIYPNIYTFPIVLPNSPLREIHVYVIKSPERSVLIDTGYNHPESFEAMLAGLAELGLEMKDVDLVLTHLHADHTGLATRFYQAGAKIYAGHVDGILMNEMATGPYWDRMNDYRQLYGISRDEMAVEDNPGFKFHLPSQVPFDILEIGKYFKVGGFKFEIINLQGHTPGHIGLLDRQKQLLIGGDTVLDPITPNITFWGWDYPNILGTYLATLDKLRRTPLRLILPGHRKPIENHLERIGVLETHHFERLQEILDSISEGEKVTVRDVSARISWRIKADSWEAFPKAQKWFASGETMAHLDYLVHTEHLTMTIEDGVAQFVKLRSNITPVD, from the coding sequence ATGAAGGAAATCTATCCAAATATTTATACTTTTCCCATTGTATTGCCCAATAGTCCATTGAGAGAAATCCATGTTTACGTGATAAAAAGTCCGGAAAGGTCGGTCCTGATTGACACGGGCTACAATCATCCAGAATCTTTTGAAGCTATGTTAGCAGGATTGGCTGAATTAGGATTGGAAATGAAGGATGTTGACCTGGTTTTGACCCATCTTCATGCTGATCACACAGGGCTAGCGACAAGGTTTTATCAGGCTGGCGCTAAAATTTATGCTGGTCATGTGGATGGGATTTTGATGAATGAGATGGCAACGGGTCCTTATTGGGACAGGATGAATGATTATCGTCAGCTATATGGTATCTCCAGGGATGAGATGGCTGTGGAGGACAACCCTGGTTTCAAGTTTCATCTACCTAGTCAGGTCCCTTTTGATATTCTTGAGATTGGCAAGTATTTCAAGGTTGGAGGCTTTAAATTTGAAATTATCAATCTCCAAGGCCATACACCAGGGCACATCGGTTTATTGGACCGTCAGAAACAGCTCTTAATTGGAGGAGATACGGTTCTGGATCCGATTACTCCTAATATTACCTTTTGGGGATGGGATTATCCCAATATCCTAGGAACCTATCTAGCAACCCTGGATAAATTAAGACGAACACCGCTGCGTTTAATCTTGCCTGGCCATCGTAAGCCTATTGAAAATCATTTGGAGCGGATTGGAGTTTTAGAAACCCATCATTTTGAACGTTTACAGGAAATTTTAGATAGCATTTCGGAGGGTGAAAAGGTCACTGTCAGGGATGTATCGGCACGGATTAGTTGGCGCATTAAGGCTGATAGTTGGGAGGCCTTTCCAAAGGCTCAGAAATGGTTTGCTAGCGGTGAGACCATGGCCCACCTAGATTATTTGGTGCATACGGAACATCTAACTATGACTATAGAAGATGGCGTTGCACAGTTTGTCAAATTGCGTTCCAACATCACTCCTGTTGATTGA
- a CDS encoding amino acid ABC transporter permease: MNFSFLNDYIAYFNYGALVTLIIASFVVLFGSIIGILLAFAQRSKYKILAWFANIYVWIFRGTPMVVQIMIGFTMTHIAAPTFQLGILSVDLTRLLPGIIILSMNSGAYVSEVVRAGINAVPKGQLEAAYSLGIRPKQAMRYVIMPQAIKNILPALGNEFVTIVKDSSLLSTIGVMELWNGATTVSSTTYIPLEPLIFAAFYYLILTSLLTLVIQHFEKKMNKGGH, from the coding sequence ATGAATTTTTCTTTTTTGAATGATTATATTGCTTATTTTAATTATGGAGCCTTGGTAACTCTCATCATTGCCAGCTTTGTCGTGCTTTTCGGGAGCATCATCGGTATCTTGTTAGCCTTTGCCCAGCGGAGCAAGTATAAAATCTTGGCTTGGTTTGCCAATATCTATGTATGGATTTTCCGTGGTACGCCAATGGTGGTGCAGATTATGATTGGTTTTACCATGACACACATTGCGGCACCGACCTTCCAGTTGGGGATTTTGTCTGTTGACTTGACCCGTCTTTTACCAGGTATTATTATCCTATCGATGAACTCAGGTGCCTATGTGTCAGAGGTGGTCCGGGCAGGTATCAACGCGGTTCCTAAAGGGCAGCTGGAGGCGGCCTATTCTCTAGGGATTAGACCAAAACAGGCCATGCGTTATGTCATCATGCCACAGGCCATTAAGAATATCCTTCCAGCTTTGGGAAATGAATTTGTGACCATTGTCAAAGATAGCTCACTCCTGTCTACGATTGGGGTTATGGAGCTTTGGAATGGGGCAACGACGGTTTCGTCTACGACTTATATTCCTTTGGAGCCACTGATTTTTGCAGCATTTTATTACTTGATTTTGACCAGCTTGCTGACGCTTGTCATCCAGCATTTTGAGAAGAAAATGAACAAGGGAGGCCATTAA
- a CDS encoding bifunctional methylenetetrahydrofolate dehydrogenase/methenyltetrahydrofolate cyclohydrolase, whose amino-acid sequence MTIIDGKALAVKLQTALADKVAEMKEKTGLVPGLVVILVGEDPASQVYVRNKERSALAAGFKSDVVRLPESISENELLDLIDKYNQDENWHGILVQLPLPVHIDEEKVLLAIDPDKDVDGFHPTNMGKLWSGHAVMIPSTPAGIMEMFKEYQIDLEGKSALVIGRSNIVGKPMAQLLLDANATVTIAHSRTKNLPDLARQADILVVAIGRGHFVTKEFVKPGAVVIDVGMNRDENGKLIGDVKYDEVAELASHITPVPGGVGPMTITMLMEQTFEAFKRSL is encoded by the coding sequence ATGACAATTATTGATGGTAAAGCCCTGGCGGTGAAATTGCAAACTGCCCTGGCAGACAAGGTCGCAGAAATGAAAGAAAAGACAGGCTTGGTTCCAGGTCTTGTGGTCATTTTGGTTGGTGAAGATCCTGCCAGCCAGGTCTATGTACGAAACAAGGAACGTTCGGCTTTGGCTGCTGGTTTTAAGAGTGACGTTGTTCGCCTTCCAGAGTCTATCTCAGAGAATGAATTATTGGACCTGATTGACAAGTACAATCAAGATGAGAATTGGCACGGCATCCTGGTCCAACTGCCTCTACCTGTTCATATTGATGAAGAAAAGGTGCTCTTGGCTATTGATCCGGACAAGGATGTGGATGGGTTCCATCCGACAAATATGGGGAAACTCTGGTCTGGTCATGCAGTCATGATTCCTTCAACTCCTGCTGGAATTATGGAGATGTTTAAGGAATACCAGATTGACTTGGAAGGTAAATCAGCCCTAGTCATTGGCCGTTCAAATATTGTTGGTAAGCCCATGGCCCAGCTCCTCTTGGATGCCAATGCGACTGTGACCATTGCCCATTCTCGGACCAAAAACTTGCCAGACTTGGCTCGTCAGGCGGATATTTTGGTGGTAGCTATCGGCCGTGGACATTTTGTCACCAAGGAATTTGTCAAACCAGGTGCAGTTGTCATTGATGTGGGGATGAACCGTGATGAAAATGGCAAGCTGATTGGCGATGTCAAGTATGATGAAGTTGCCGAACTTGCTAGTCACATCACCCCTGTTCCAGGTGGTGTCGGTCCGATGACCATTACCATGCTGATGGAGCAGACTTTCGAGGCTTTTAAGCGGTCATTATAG
- a CDS encoding neutral zinc metallopeptidase: protein MKLDNQRQSKNIEDRRGQSNGGSFFPGGTSRSGSSGGGMLLGLLFSRLGWKGKIILFLVLILFGGSSGLGGLLGGSSGVNPYQSAQVSTAGTEVSDEDAVFMSKVLASTEDFWTQEFDKNGMTYKAPTLVFYTDQTSTGCGMGSAQAGPFYCSADRKIYIDTSFYQELGNRYKAKGDFAMAYVIAHEVGHHVQNELEVLGAYHKERARLSDKEGNALNVRLELQADYYAGAWAKFVDGQGMLDAGDIDEAMQAAHAVGDDTLQKEAYGRTVPDSFTHGTSEQRKRWFDRGYTYGDLAHADSFSVPNP, encoded by the coding sequence ATGAAGTTAGACAATCAACGACAAAGTAAAAATATAGAGGACAGACGTGGTCAGTCCAACGGTGGCTCCTTCTTTCCTGGAGGAACCAGTCGAAGTGGCTCTTCCGGTGGTGGCATGCTCTTGGGGCTTCTCTTTTCACGACTAGGCTGGAAGGGAAAAATCATCCTCTTCCTAGTCCTCATACTCTTTGGTGGTAGTTCAGGACTGGGAGGTCTATTGGGCGGTTCATCTGGAGTCAATCCCTATCAATCCGCTCAGGTATCAACTGCAGGAACTGAGGTCTCCGATGAGGATGCTGTCTTTATGAGTAAGGTCCTAGCCTCTACAGAAGATTTCTGGACCCAGGAATTTGACAAAAACGGCATGACCTACAAGGCTCCAACTCTGGTCTTCTACACTGACCAAACCAGCACAGGATGCGGAATGGGATCAGCCCAAGCCGGTCCCTTCTACTGTTCTGCTGACCGAAAAATTTATATCGATACCTCTTTCTATCAAGAATTAGGGAACCGCTACAAGGCTAAAGGTGACTTTGCCATGGCCTACGTCATTGCCCACGAAGTGGGTCACCATGTTCAAAACGAGCTAGAGGTCCTCGGTGCCTACCATAAAGAGCGCGCCCGCCTGTCTGACAAGGAAGGAAACGCCCTCAATGTTCGTCTGGAACTGCAGGCAGACTACTATGCTGGTGCTTGGGCCAAATTTGTCGATGGCCAAGGCATGCTAGATGCTGGTGACATCGACGAGGCCATGCAGGCAGCCCATGCAGTAGGTGACGATACCCTGCAAAAAGAAGCCTACGGCCGGACTGTCCCAGACAGTTTCACTCACGGTACATCCGAACAGCGCAAACGCTGGTTTGACCGTGGTTATACCTACGGAGACCTGGCACATGCTGACAGTTTCTCTGTTCCAAATCCATAA
- a CDS encoding amino acid ABC transporter ATP-binding protein yields the protein MAETIISIRDLHKYFGENEVLKGIDLDVEQGEVVVIIGPSGSGKSTFLRTMNLLEVPTKGTVTFEGVDITDKSNDIFKMREKMGMVFQQFNLFPNMTVLENITLSPIKTKGIAKVEAEKKALELLEKVGLPDKAQAYPQSLSGGQQQRIAIARGLAMEPDVLLFDEPTSALDPEMVGEVLAVMKDLAKAGMTMVIVTHEMGFAKEVADRVIFMDGGYIVEMGSPESVFDQTKEERTKDFLSKVL from the coding sequence ATGGCGGAAACAATTATTTCAATTAGAGATTTACACAAGTATTTCGGGGAAAATGAAGTTCTGAAAGGAATTGACTTGGATGTGGAGCAGGGAGAGGTAGTGGTTATTATCGGACCGTCAGGCTCTGGGAAATCGACTTTCTTGCGGACCATGAACCTACTTGAGGTACCAACCAAGGGGACGGTGACCTTTGAGGGCGTGGATATTACGGATAAGTCCAACGATATTTTCAAGATGCGTGAGAAGATGGGCATGGTCTTCCAGCAGTTTAATCTATTTCCCAATATGACTGTACTGGAAAATATCACCCTTTCGCCTATTAAGACCAAGGGGATTGCCAAGGTAGAGGCTGAGAAAAAAGCCTTGGAATTGTTAGAAAAGGTTGGTTTGCCAGACAAGGCCCAGGCCTATCCACAAAGTCTCTCAGGTGGTCAGCAACAGCGGATTGCCATTGCGCGTGGTCTGGCTATGGAACCAGATGTGCTCCTCTTTGATGAGCCGACATCTGCCCTTGACCCTGAAATGGTTGGAGAGGTATTGGCGGTTATGAAGGATTTGGCCAAGGCTGGGATGACCATGGTTATCGTGACCCATGAGATGGGCTTTGCCAAGGAGGTCGCAGACCGAGTAATCTTCATGGATGGGGGCTATATCGTTGAGATGGGTAGTCCTGAATCAGTCTTTGACCAGACCAAGGAAGAGCGAACCAAGGACTTCTTATCTAAGGTACTATAG
- a CDS encoding DUF1797 family protein, whose product MESHLVRIINRLEAMAGDGGTLKRNFEREGVVVAEVAYSYDEENGSVYTLRDVAARETYTFDSIDLIAMEIYELLY is encoded by the coding sequence ATGGAATCACACTTAGTGAGAATCATCAATCGTCTGGAAGCGATGGCGGGTGATGGTGGTACCCTCAAGCGTAATTTTGAGCGTGAAGGTGTTGTCGTTGCTGAAGTTGCCTACAGCTACGATGAAGAAAATGGTTCAGTATATACCTTGCGTGATGTTGCTGCTCGTGAAACCTATACGTTTGACAGCATCGACTTGATTGCAATGGAAATCTACGAATTGTTGTACTAA